One Chordicoccus furentiruminis DNA window includes the following coding sequences:
- the murD gene encoding UDP-N-acetylmuramoyl-L-alanine--D-glutamate ligase, translating into MDFSGKKVLVYGAGKSGIGAVNLLVKLGAHPVLFDEKPGLTGEQMLAGVDEPGEVTVCAGTLPENIAHALDLIVMSPGVPVDLPRVRAWKEAGLPVIGEVELAYRAGHGRVLAVTGTNGKTTTTSLLGDIMRAAVPEVFVVGNIGNAYTGAALRTTERSTVVAEISSFQLETIDTFRPDVSAILNITEDHMNRHHTMEEYIRVKEMITKNQDRTNTCVLNYEDPVLREFAAGCPAKVRFFSSKHTLDEGVYLDGNEIVIAEHGRKTPVVDVTALKLIGMHNYENVMAAVAMAASAGVDLNLIADTARRFRPVEHRIEYVDEKRGVIWYNDSKGTNPDAAIRGIEAMSRPTFLIAGGYDKQSDYDPWIRSFGGRVKKLVLEGATKDNIRVSAVALGFPEEDIVMCGNMHEAMDYCRDHAEEGDAVLLSPACASWGEFPNYEVRGDVFKEYVRKEV; encoded by the coding sequence CGATGAAAAGCCCGGACTTACCGGGGAGCAAATGCTCGCAGGCGTGGATGAGCCCGGTGAGGTGACGGTCTGCGCCGGAACGCTTCCGGAAAACATCGCGCATGCTCTCGATCTCATTGTCATGAGTCCCGGTGTGCCGGTGGATCTTCCCCGCGTCCGTGCCTGGAAGGAAGCCGGCCTTCCGGTGATCGGCGAGGTGGAGCTTGCGTACCGGGCCGGACATGGGCGCGTGCTGGCAGTGACCGGAACAAACGGAAAAACGACGACGACTTCTCTTCTCGGTGATATCATGCGGGCAGCCGTTCCCGAGGTCTTTGTGGTCGGAAACATCGGAAACGCGTACACGGGAGCCGCACTCAGGACGACAGAGCGATCGACGGTCGTCGCCGAGATCAGCAGCTTTCAGCTTGAGACGATCGATACGTTCCGTCCGGATGTGAGCGCGATTCTGAACATCACCGAAGACCATATGAACCGGCATCACACGATGGAGGAGTACATCCGGGTCAAGGAGATGATCACGAAGAACCAGGATCGGACAAACACCTGCGTGCTGAATTACGAGGATCCGGTCCTGAGAGAGTTTGCGGCCGGATGTCCCGCGAAAGTGCGCTTTTTCTCGTCGAAGCATACGCTTGACGAGGGCGTATATCTCGACGGCAATGAAATCGTGATCGCGGAACACGGGAGGAAAACGCCGGTTGTGGATGTCACGGCGCTGAAACTGATCGGAATGCATAACTACGAGAATGTGATGGCGGCAGTCGCGATGGCCGCGAGCGCCGGAGTGGATCTGAACCTCATCGCGGATACGGCGCGCCGTTTCCGCCCGGTGGAGCACCGGATCGAATATGTGGATGAGAAGCGGGGCGTGATCTGGTACAATGACTCAAAGGGAACCAATCCGGACGCGGCGATCCGGGGCATTGAGGCGATGAGCCGACCGACTTTTCTGATTGCGGGAGGTTACGACAAACAGTCTGACTATGATCCCTGGATCCGGAGCTTTGGAGGGCGCGTGAAGAAGCTGGTGCTGGAAGGAGCGACAAAGGACAATATCCGTGTTTCCGCGGTTGCCCTCGGATTTCCTGAAGAAGATATTGTGATGTGCGGGAACATGCACGAGGCGATGGACTACTGCCGCGACCATGCGGAGGAAGGCGATGCGGTGCTGCTGTCCCCGGCCTGTGCGTCATGGGGCGAGTTCCCGAATTACGAAGTGCGAGGAGACGTGTTCAAGGAATATGTCAGGAAAGAGGTCTAA
- a CDS encoding cell division protein FtsQ/DivIB — translation MSGKRSKARRRRRRARRFVLRFLFFAAVLAALAFVFQLKTVVVRGNLHETPEEITEMILSRPVFGNTLLAKAFNTNRRIESDGFVEKLDVRILSPDTIRVYVTERNFVGCLTSGGRWWYFDSAGAVRASALSRTDGEQIPPVEGLELGSDPAVGKALPITNTKVFSMLGVLSNLVSADSTLMPDMVTFDGKSSMTLTYGDITVLLGTGEKLELRIRKMGEVLPAIEGKYKGTLHLETYDGSQSNLIFDPSGS, via the coding sequence ATGTCAGGAAAGAGGTCTAAGGCACGGCGGAGACGGCGCCGTGCGCGCCGATTCGTTCTCCGGTTTTTATTTTTCGCGGCGGTGCTGGCGGCGCTTGCGTTTGTGTTTCAGCTGAAGACGGTTGTCGTGCGGGGGAATCTTCACGAGACGCCGGAAGAGATCACGGAGATGATTCTGTCACGGCCGGTTTTCGGGAATACGCTGCTGGCCAAAGCGTTCAACACGAACCGCAGGATTGAATCGGATGGATTTGTGGAAAAGCTTGACGTCAGGATCCTGTCGCCGGACACGATTCGCGTGTACGTGACCGAGCGGAATTTTGTCGGCTGCCTCACCAGCGGAGGACGGTGGTGGTATTTCGACAGCGCCGGCGCTGTCCGGGCCAGTGCGCTGAGCCGGACGGACGGGGAGCAGATTCCGCCTGTAGAGGGACTTGAGCTGGGAAGCGATCCTGCAGTCGGAAAAGCACTCCCGATTACCAATACAAAAGTTTTCTCCATGCTCGGCGTTCTGAGCAATCTGGTTTCGGCAGATTCGACGCTTATGCCTGATATGGTGACGTTTGACGGCAAGAGCAGCATGACGCTGACATACGGGGATATCACCGTTCTGCTGGGTACGGGGGAAAAGCTGGAACTGCGGATCCGGAAAATGGGCGAAGTGCTGCCGGCGATTGAGGGAAAATACAAGGGGACGCTTCATCTCGAGACGTATGACGGATCTCAGAGCAATCTGATCTTTGATCCGTCCGGCTCCTGA
- the ftsZ gene encoding cell division protein FtsZ, producing MLEITSNEAESEARIIVVGVGGAGNNAVNRMVDETIGGVEFVGVNTDKQALSLCKAPTIVQIGEKVTKGLGAGAKPEVGEQAATESAEEIKQTLTGADMVFVTCGMGGGTGTGGAPVVASIAKELGCLTVGVVTKPFRFEANKRMENAMRGIEKLQQSVDTLIVIPNDRLLDIVDRRTTMPEALKKADEVLQQAVQGITDLINQPALINLDFADVQTVMTNGGIAHIGIGESKGDDKALEAVQQAVQSPLLETSIQGAKNVIINIRGDISLMDANDAASYVQQMVGDDANIIFGAMYDDSEVDTCKITVIATGLQDADKIAREQAAKKAREAKKAREAKQPFQSSFTAPTFTAPTFTAPNFKAQKSPKADTAPMTLQQPKIQSTVQKQDIQIPDFLKNRNH from the coding sequence TTGTTAGAGATTACATCGAATGAAGCCGAATCCGAGGCCCGTATCATCGTTGTCGGTGTAGGCGGAGCCGGCAACAATGCTGTCAACCGGATGGTGGACGAGACCATCGGCGGCGTCGAATTCGTTGGAGTGAACACTGACAAGCAGGCGCTTTCACTTTGCAAGGCGCCGACGATCGTGCAGATCGGGGAAAAGGTGACGAAGGGTCTCGGCGCCGGCGCGAAGCCGGAAGTCGGAGAACAGGCTGCGACCGAGAGTGCGGAAGAGATCAAGCAGACTCTGACAGGCGCGGATATGGTTTTTGTGACCTGCGGTATGGGCGGCGGTACCGGGACAGGCGGCGCGCCGGTTGTGGCGAGCATCGCGAAGGAGCTCGGGTGCCTGACTGTCGGCGTTGTCACAAAGCCTTTCCGATTTGAGGCGAACAAGCGGATGGAGAACGCGATGCGAGGCATCGAGAAGCTGCAGCAGAGCGTGGATACGCTGATCGTGATCCCGAATGACAGGCTTCTTGACATTGTCGATCGAAGAACGACGATGCCGGAAGCACTGAAGAAAGCAGATGAAGTTCTTCAGCAGGCGGTGCAGGGCATTACGGACCTGATCAATCAGCCGGCCCTCATCAATCTTGACTTCGCAGATGTTCAGACGGTTATGACGAACGGCGGGATCGCGCATATCGGTATCGGCGAGTCGAAGGGCGACGACAAGGCACTTGAGGCTGTGCAGCAGGCGGTGCAGAGCCCGCTCCTCGAGACATCGATTCAGGGTGCGAAGAATGTCATCATCAATATCCGCGGCGATATTTCCCTCATGGACGCCAATGACGCCGCCAGCTATGTCCAGCAGATGGTAGGCGATGACGCCAATATCATCTTCGGCGCAATGTATGATGACTCGGAGGTTGATACCTGCAAGATTACGGTGATCGCGACCGGACTTCAGGACGCGGACAAGATCGCGCGGGAGCAGGCGGCGAAGAAAGCCAGAGAAGCGAAGAAGGCCAGAGAAGCGAAGCAGCCGTTCCAGAGTTCCTTCACGGCGCCGACCTTTACGGCACCGACTTTCACGGCTCCGAACTTCAAGGCCCAGAAGTCTCCGAAGGCGGATACGGCTCCGATGACGCTCCAGCAGCCGAAGATCCAAAGTACGGTACAGAAGCAGGATATCCAGATCCCGGATTTCCTTAAGAACAGGAACCACTGA
- the nrdR gene encoding transcriptional regulator NrdR, whose amino-acid sequence MKCPYCGNPDTRVVDSRPVDDNSSIRRRRVCDECGRRFTSYERVEMVPLVVIKKDRTREIFDRSKIEAGVLRACHKRPISAQQVHDLVDNVETEIYNRGEREVSSTEIGELVMDRLKDLDPVAYVRFASVYREFKDAATFMDELKKLLE is encoded by the coding sequence ATGAAGTGTCCATACTGCGGCAACCCGGATACACGGGTCGTCGATTCAAGACCGGTGGATGATAATTCATCGATCCGCAGACGGCGGGTCTGCGATGAGTGCGGCAGGCGGTTTACCTCCTATGAGCGCGTGGAGATGGTTCCGCTTGTTGTAATAAAAAAAGACAGGACGAGAGAGATATTCGACCGCTCAAAGATAGAGGCCGGTGTGCTTCGCGCCTGTCACAAACGACCGATTTCCGCCCAGCAGGTTCATGATCTTGTGGACAATGTCGAGACGGAGATCTATAACCGCGGCGAGCGGGAGGTTTCCAGCACGGAAATCGGTGAGCTGGTGATGGACCGCCTCAAGGATCTGGATCCGGTGGCGTACGTTCGCTTCGCCAGTGTGTACCGCGAATTCAAGGACGCGGCCACCTTTATGGATGAACTGAAGAAGCTGCTGGAGTGA
- the pyrH gene encoding UMP kinase — translation MRRVLLKLSGEALAGEKKTGFDEETVTRVAVQVKEILAEGIQVAIVIGGGNFWRGRTSHAIDRTKADQIGMLATVMNCIYVSEIFRSQGMRTNVMTPFAVGAFTELFSKDRAVELLEQGEVVFFAGGTGHPYFSTDTGVVLRAIEMEADEILLAKAVDGVYDSDPKTNPDARKYDSVSIDEVVEKQLGVVDGAAAVMAKENRMPMLVFGLNGENSIAKAARGVVSGTRVTV, via the coding sequence ATGAGAAGGGTACTGCTGAAGCTGAGCGGAGAGGCGCTCGCAGGTGAGAAGAAGACAGGTTTTGACGAGGAAACGGTGACTCGGGTTGCCGTTCAGGTAAAGGAGATCCTCGCTGAAGGCATTCAGGTGGCGATCGTGATCGGCGGGGGCAATTTCTGGCGCGGACGGACATCTCATGCCATCGACCGCACAAAGGCCGATCAGATCGGGATGCTGGCGACCGTCATGAACTGCATCTATGTGTCGGAAATTTTCCGCTCACAGGGAATGAGGACAAACGTGATGACGCCTTTTGCCGTTGGCGCGTTTACAGAGCTGTTTTCGAAGGATCGTGCAGTGGAACTGCTTGAGCAGGGAGAGGTTGTGTTTTTTGCGGGAGGCACCGGTCATCCGTATTTTTCGACGGATACAGGAGTCGTACTGCGGGCCATCGAGATGGAAGCGGACGAGATCCTGCTGGCAAAGGCGGTCGACGGCGTTTACGACAGTGATCCGAAGACCAACCCCGATGCGAGGAAGTATGATTCGGTTTCCATCGACGAGGTCGTGGAGAAGCAGCTCGGCGTGGTCGACGGGGCGGCGGCCGTGATGGCGAAGGAAAACCGGATGCCGATGCTCGTCTTCGGATTGAACGGCGAGAACAGCATCGCGAAGGCGGCCCGCGGCGTGGTCAGCGGAACCAGAGTGACAGTCTGA
- the frr gene encoding ribosome recycling factor: MNERLKIYDEKMTKTMKSLESELQAVRAGRANPHVLDRIMVDYYGSPTAIQQVANVQVPEARMITITPWEPKMVKAINKAILTSDLGINPSDDGRVIRLVFPELTEDRRKQLVKDVKKKGEGAKVAVRNIRRDGNEMLKKLKKSEEVSEDEVSDDEEQLQKMTDRYIKKIDTAIEEKTKELMTI; the protein is encoded by the coding sequence ATGAACGAGAGACTGAAGATCTATGATGAGAAGATGACAAAAACGATGAAGAGCCTGGAGAGCGAGCTGCAGGCAGTCCGCGCAGGACGGGCGAATCCGCATGTCCTTGACAGGATCATGGTGGATTACTACGGCTCGCCGACCGCGATTCAGCAGGTCGCGAATGTGCAGGTGCCGGAGGCCCGTATGATCACCATCACACCCTGGGAGCCGAAGATGGTGAAGGCGATCAACAAGGCGATTCTTACATCTGATCTGGGAATCAATCCCTCGGATGACGGGCGCGTGATCCGCCTGGTGTTCCCTGAGCTGACCGAGGACCGGAGAAAGCAGCTTGTCAAAGACGTGAAGAAAAAGGGCGAGGGCGCCAAAGTGGCGGTGCGGAATATCCGCCGGGACGGCAACGAGATGCTGAAGAAGCTGAAAAAATCCGAGGAGGTTTCCGAGGACGAGGTCAGCGATGACGAGGAGCAGCTTCAGAAGATGACAGACCGGTACATCAAAAAAATCGACACCGCCATCGAGGAAAAGACGAAGGAGCTGATGACAATCTGA